One genomic window of Chrysiogenes arsenatis DSM 11915 includes the following:
- a CDS encoding motility associated factor glycosyltransferase family protein, protein MNEPQSDISTLLSRMQSLRSASATPESCESERLWEKNLAALEARLPSLVHTLRHSALLVRAHQSVPCDFSKVRTDVDSMLLVLGADAFSEFLQAAPSLGMVRKVVILEHQLAPLKKLFCEVDLSESFRSGILDLVVAEHAEWNLMIALRQQAVDHPWLLALSQSVQVIGNAHYISFQKDFYTRYIEAVKIAFNEAKVYYGNDPHDSLIGIENMFDNLDLIIDNPGIMQMKGKMAGTPAFIIATGPSLTEALPLLPQAAQRGFVFACDYSVKHLIDANAPFHFVVSLERNPFIAKFFRDYDLRNHYLFTPPLQHRHILTSFTGKKIITYRNVKHFDWLGIPKGQLDIKSSVANMAFAIADYLGCSPIVLVGQDLCYGSDGATHAAGAIFGAKQEEVVRQQRLHTRGNSGDMVETNQIWFSCIKSYETDIARSHARCINTTMRGAAILGTELQELSEVLAHLPKRAEADIWHIIDHSLALPTRAEKRKYARQIIKRIQQGINECDQIIRTAESSLHAIHQFLEHDVASLLNGTIPAIDPSRVASVFSSVEQAKSAIAQCGKETFMYMVMHVAQSFVIDDMIEEKKLFFQYADPTIAKINAIARYPRWVAEIKKHTLAVRKIIERTAKQTYLSPTKP, encoded by the coding sequence ATGAACGAACCACAATCCGATATTTCAACGCTGCTTTCGCGCATGCAGTCCCTGAGGAGCGCGAGCGCAACGCCTGAATCATGCGAAAGTGAACGTCTTTGGGAGAAGAACCTTGCCGCGCTTGAAGCTCGACTGCCGTCTCTGGTTCACACGCTGCGACATAGCGCGTTACTGGTAAGGGCTCACCAAAGCGTTCCGTGCGATTTCAGCAAAGTGCGAACTGATGTCGACTCCATGCTTTTGGTGCTCGGTGCCGACGCCTTTAGCGAGTTTCTGCAAGCCGCCCCAAGCCTCGGGATGGTGCGCAAAGTGGTGATTTTGGAACATCAACTCGCTCCACTCAAAAAACTCTTCTGCGAAGTTGACCTGAGCGAAAGTTTCCGCAGTGGCATCTTGGATTTGGTTGTCGCCGAACATGCCGAATGGAATCTGATGATTGCGCTGCGGCAGCAAGCTGTCGATCACCCATGGCTCCTCGCACTGTCGCAGTCGGTACAAGTCATCGGCAACGCACACTATATCAGCTTTCAAAAAGACTTTTATACGCGTTATATTGAAGCCGTCAAAATCGCTTTTAACGAAGCGAAAGTATACTACGGAAACGATCCGCACGATTCGCTCATCGGTATCGAAAATATGTTCGACAACCTTGACCTGATCATCGACAACCCTGGCATCATGCAGATGAAAGGGAAAATGGCAGGCACTCCGGCATTTATCATCGCCACAGGCCCATCGCTGACCGAAGCGCTCCCACTGCTCCCGCAAGCAGCGCAGCGCGGTTTCGTCTTTGCCTGTGATTACTCAGTAAAACATTTAATTGACGCCAACGCGCCCTTTCATTTTGTTGTATCGCTGGAGCGCAACCCTTTTATCGCGAAGTTCTTTCGCGATTACGACCTCCGTAACCACTACCTCTTTACCCCTCCGTTGCAGCACCGTCATATTCTGACGAGCTTTACGGGTAAAAAAATTATCACCTACCGCAATGTGAAGCATTTTGACTGGCTCGGTATCCCCAAAGGGCAGCTCGATATTAAATCATCGGTTGCGAATATGGCTTTTGCCATTGCCGACTATCTGGGATGTTCGCCGATTGTGCTGGTCGGGCAAGATCTCTGCTACGGCTCGGATGGTGCAACCCACGCTGCTGGCGCAATTTTTGGCGCAAAACAAGAAGAAGTCGTACGACAACAGCGCCTCCACACGCGTGGTAATAGCGGAGACATGGTAGAGACAAACCAGATTTGGTTTAGCTGTATTAAGTCATACGAAACCGATATTGCCCGTTCACACGCGCGGTGCATCAATACCACCATGCGCGGTGCGGCCATTCTCGGCACCGAATTGCAGGAACTCTCAGAGGTACTCGCACACTTACCAAAGAGAGCCGAAGCCGATATCTGGCATATAATTGATCACTCCCTAGCATTGCCCACCCGTGCCGAAAAGCGCAAATATGCTCGCCAGATAATCAAACGGATCCAACAAGGGATCAATGAATGCGATCAAATCATCCGCACTGCCGAAAGCTCGCTCCATGCCATTCACCAATTTTTAGAGCACGATGTCGCTTCACTCCTGAATGGCACCATCCCCGCCATCGACCCTTCACGGGTTGCAAGCGTTTTCAGCTCCGTTGAACAGGCAAAATCAGCCATTGCCCAATGTGGAAAAGAGACCTTCATGTATATGGTTATGCACGTAGCACAGTCCTTTGTTATTGATGATATGATTGAAGAAAAGAAACTCTTCTTTCAGTACGCCGATCCCACTATCGCCAAAATCAACGCTATTGCCCGCTACCCGCGCTGGGTCGCAGAAATCAAAAAACACACCCTCGCGGTGCGCAAAATTATCGAACGAACAGCGAAGCAAACGTATTTATCACCAACAAAGCCGTAA
- a CDS encoding branched-chain amino acid ABC transporter permease — protein sequence MSKWPALAVFALALLLIPQWIQNGYMLGVLTFAMLAAINVIGLNLLMGFAGQVSMGVAGFYGLGAYTTGVATVHWGVSPWMGISLAVLICGGLSYLIGRPTLRLKGHSLAMATLGIGIVLFIFFMETIPLTGGPDGLSGIPPLSIGDFAFESDLTHYWLGAGALWLVVLLSLNLTGSLYGYGMRALGLSEAGSRSIAIDTHQIKVGIFALSGAFSGLSGALYAHIVTFVSPETFDFHASIVFLTMAVFGGLGSIWGSMAGALLFSFLPEFLVVFQDYDILVYGAVLLATVIFLPKGLGGLARVVTLKITSMKPKS from the coding sequence GTGTCTAAGTGGCCTGCTCTCGCTGTTTTTGCCCTTGCGCTCCTGCTGATTCCACAATGGATACAGAATGGATATATGCTTGGCGTTTTGACGTTTGCCATGCTGGCGGCGATTAACGTCATTGGATTAAATTTACTGATGGGGTTTGCCGGTCAGGTTTCGATGGGTGTAGCCGGCTTTTACGGGCTTGGCGCGTACACTACCGGTGTAGCGACGGTTCACTGGGGGGTTTCGCCGTGGATGGGAATTTCCCTCGCAGTACTGATCTGTGGCGGATTAAGCTATCTCATCGGACGTCCAACCCTGCGCCTGAAAGGACATTCGCTGGCCATGGCGACTCTTGGCATCGGAATTGTCCTCTTTATTTTCTTTATGGAAACTATTCCGCTTACAGGTGGCCCAGATGGGCTTTCAGGGATTCCGCCATTGTCGATTGGCGACTTTGCCTTTGAAAGCGACCTGACGCATTACTGGTTGGGGGCGGGTGCATTGTGGCTGGTCGTATTGCTCTCTCTGAATCTAACCGGTTCGCTCTACGGCTATGGTATGCGCGCGCTCGGTCTTTCTGAAGCGGGCTCCCGCTCGATTGCGATTGACACGCATCAAATTAAAGTCGGCATATTTGCCCTGAGCGGCGCGTTTAGTGGCCTTTCCGGTGCTCTTTATGCGCATATCGTTACGTTCGTCAGCCCCGAAACGTTTGATTTTCACGCTTCTATTGTTTTCCTCACCATGGCGGTTTTTGGCGGACTCGGGAGCATTTGGGGCAGCATGGCGGGAGCACTGCTGTTTTCCTTCTTGCCAGAATTCTTGGTTGTCTTTCAGGACTACGATATTCTGGTCTACGGTGCTGTGCTGCTGGCAACGGTTATTTTCCTTCCCAAAGGACTTGGAGGGTTGGCACGCGTGGTAACTCTGAAAATAACTTCAATGAAACCAAAATCATAG
- a CDS encoding branched-chain amino acid ABC transporter permease, giving the protein MSDFLQILVSGSINGMTYAVIAIGFVIIYNATQIINFAQGEYVMLGALSAIWLISGWQIPILLAFILATAFVVVVSYAMERVTIRPQISREPINLILITIACSILLKGAAMFLWGKDPLPMQEFTPGAPIMLGGIAISRQGLWIVASGFLAMFLLHLFFSRTLLGKGMIACSIDRRTASLMGIDTKRATNMAFLLAGAIGALAGIVLAPVTMMSYLSGTILGLKGFCAAILGGLNSISGVVLGGIIIGVLEALTAGYFSSGYKDAVAFIVMLLVLFFRPEGLFGKKGIKRV; this is encoded by the coding sequence ATGAGCGACTTTTTGCAGATTCTCGTTTCAGGGTCGATCAACGGGATGACCTACGCGGTCATCGCCATCGGCTTTGTGATCATCTACAATGCCACCCAGATTATTAACTTTGCCCAAGGTGAATACGTCATGCTGGGCGCACTGTCAGCCATATGGCTTATCTCGGGCTGGCAGATTCCCATACTGTTAGCATTTATCCTCGCCACCGCCTTCGTGGTGGTGGTGAGTTACGCTATGGAACGGGTTACAATCCGACCGCAGATTTCACGCGAACCTATCAATCTGATTCTTATCACCATCGCCTGCTCCATTCTTTTGAAGGGAGCAGCAATGTTTTTGTGGGGCAAAGACCCGCTTCCCATGCAAGAGTTCACTCCAGGCGCCCCGATTATGCTCGGAGGAATCGCTATTTCGCGCCAAGGATTGTGGATTGTTGCCAGCGGCTTCCTCGCCATGTTTCTGCTGCACCTCTTCTTTTCACGCACCCTTTTGGGAAAAGGGATGATTGCCTGCAGCATTGACCGACGCACCGCCTCATTGATGGGTATTGACACAAAACGGGCGACCAATATGGCGTTCCTGCTCGCTGGAGCTATCGGTGCACTCGCGGGGATCGTGCTGGCACCCGTCACGATGATGAGCTATCTCTCCGGCACAATTCTTGGATTAAAAGGCTTTTGTGCCGCTATTCTTGGTGGGCTCAATTCTATTTCGGGTGTGGTACTCGGCGGAATCATCATTGGTGTGCTCGAAGCGCTTACCGCTGGGTATTTTTCCAGTGGCTATAAAGATGCTGTCGCCTTTATCGTCATGCTGCTTGTCCTCTTCTTCCGCCCCGAAGGGCTCTTTGGAAAAAAGGGGATAAAACGTGTCTAA
- a CDS encoding ABC transporter substrate-binding protein → MKRFLFALVASVVLPLAAIAADTIKIGGLFSITGPASFIGEPERNSMEMAIEEINQAGGIHGKKLVSVIYDTGGDARKTVNFFRRLTKNDGVNIIVGPSLSGSTLAIKDMIEKEPDVTVLSCAASDKIVNPIVKNLFKTAQSDDIAVERIFGYLQKLDVKRIAILTATNGFGQSGDEQLTRLAADYGLQIVINEKFGPADTDMTGQLTKIRRAEPEFLIVWSINPGPAIIAKNMKQLGIDIPTINSHGVASRRFIELAGADAEGIILPSGRITIVDQIPDNHPQKEILVRYDQAYRAKFNAEPSHFGAHAYDAVYLIKAALEQNSNIAELATTLESLPPQTLVDGVFTYSATDHSGLSADAFSLLRVKNGQWEIIED, encoded by the coding sequence ATGAAAAGATTCCTGTTCGCTCTTGTCGCCTCTGTCGTCCTCCCGCTGGCCGCCATCGCTGCCGACACGATTAAAATCGGTGGTTTGTTCAGCATCACCGGCCCCGCTTCATTCATCGGTGAGCCGGAACGGAACTCCATGGAAATGGCCATTGAGGAAATCAACCAAGCTGGCGGCATTCATGGCAAAAAACTCGTTTCAGTCATATACGACACAGGTGGCGATGCCAGAAAAACTGTCAATTTCTTTCGCCGCCTCACGAAAAATGACGGCGTCAATATCATCGTTGGCCCAAGCCTTTCCGGCAGCACGTTAGCTATCAAAGATATGATTGAAAAAGAACCAGACGTAACGGTACTCTCCTGTGCTGCATCAGATAAAATCGTCAACCCGATCGTGAAAAATCTCTTTAAAACCGCTCAATCGGATGATATTGCGGTCGAAAGAATTTTCGGCTACCTGCAAAAACTCGATGTGAAACGGATTGCGATTCTGACAGCCACCAACGGTTTTGGCCAAAGTGGCGATGAGCAACTCACCCGCTTGGCCGCCGACTACGGGCTGCAAATCGTGATCAACGAAAAATTCGGCCCCGCCGATACCGACATGACGGGTCAGCTCACCAAAATCCGTCGCGCAGAGCCCGAATTCCTGATCGTTTGGAGCATCAATCCGGGTCCCGCCATCATTGCGAAAAACATGAAGCAGCTTGGTATCGACATCCCAACCATCAACTCGCACGGGGTTGCTTCACGCCGCTTTATTGAACTCGCTGGTGCCGATGCCGAAGGGATTATTCTCCCCTCAGGCCGCATCACCATTGTCGATCAAATTCCAGATAATCACCCACAAAAAGAGATTCTCGTGCGCTACGATCAAGCCTACCGCGCGAAGTTCAATGCCGAACCGTCGCACTTCGGTGCACACGCGTATGATGCGGTCTATCTCATCAAAGCCGCACTAGAGCAGAACAGCAACATCGCGGAACTTGCGACCACGCTTGAATCACTCCCACCACAAACACTGGTTGATGGCGTTTTCACGTACTCAGCAACGGATCACAGCGGGTTGAGTGCCGATGCGTTCAGCCTACTGCGCGTGAAAAATGGGCAGTGGGAAATCATAGAAGATTGA
- a CDS encoding amino acid-binding protein, translated as MRVEQISVFIENQAGRLAEVTQCLADGNISIRALSLADTQDFGILRLIVDDVNHAKVVLGDNNFTVGITEVLAVEVPDRPGGLAAILKIIDSGALNVEYMYAFVDKNRDNNAIIIFRFEDIEAAALCLQQHNVRIVPGAELYAL; from the coding sequence ATGAGAGTAGAACAGATTTCCGTTTTTATCGAAAATCAAGCTGGGCGCCTTGCCGAAGTCACCCAATGTTTGGCCGATGGCAACATCAGTATTCGTGCCCTCAGCCTTGCTGACACGCAGGACTTTGGGATTTTGCGCCTGATCGTCGATGACGTCAATCACGCGAAAGTGGTACTAGGAGACAATAACTTTACCGTGGGTATTACAGAAGTGCTCGCCGTAGAGGTTCCTGACCGGCCAGGCGGTCTCGCCGCTATTTTAAAGATCATTGATAGTGGTGCGTTAAACGTCGAGTACATGTACGCCTTTGTCGACAAAAATCGCGACAACAACGCGATTATCATTTTCCGTTTTGAGGATATCGAAGCGGCGGCACTCTGCCTCCAGCAGCATAACGTGCGCATTGTGCCTGGCGCGGAACTCTACGCCTTATAA
- a CDS encoding phenylacetate--CoA ligase family protein, with the protein MIWNDEFETLPREALEALQLKRLKNTCERVYANVPFYRQAFDNAGVRPSDIRSLADLQRLPFTGKQDLRDNYPYGMFCTPMENIVRIHASSGTTGKPTVVGYTRRDIDMWAELMARCFSAAGVTRGDIVHNAYGYGLFTGGLGAHYGAEKVGASVIPMSGGNSKKQIMVMQDFRSTVLTATPSYALHLAEVAEEEGVPMRDLALRVGIFGAEPWSNGMRKELEEKLCLDAIDIYGLSEIIGPGVSVECIEAKHGMHIMEDHFIPEIINPDTGEIMPLGEWGELVFTTVTKEAFPLIRYRTRDITRLIPEPCRCGRTFYRMEKISGRSDDMLIIRGVNVFPSQIESLLVSVEGIEPHYQLVISREGSMDTLEVQVEVNHRSFSDEVRHLQSLSRRIQKDIKDLYGITAKVSLVEPKTITRSQGKAVRVIDKRKEQS; encoded by the coding sequence ATGATCTGGAATGACGAATTCGAAACCCTTCCCCGCGAAGCACTTGAGGCACTCCAGCTCAAGCGACTCAAAAACACGTGCGAGCGGGTCTACGCAAACGTCCCATTCTACCGTCAGGCATTCGACAATGCAGGCGTTCGCCCAAGCGATATCCGCTCCCTTGCCGACCTTCAGCGGCTCCCTTTCACCGGCAAGCAGGATCTGCGCGATAACTATCCCTATGGCATGTTCTGCACACCGATGGAAAATATCGTGCGCATTCACGCTTCCAGCGGCACCACCGGTAAACCTACCGTAGTAGGGTACACGCGGCGCGATATTGATATGTGGGCCGAACTTATGGCGCGCTGTTTTTCGGCAGCCGGGGTCACGCGCGGCGATATCGTCCATAACGCCTACGGCTACGGGCTTTTCACGGGCGGTCTTGGCGCCCACTATGGAGCTGAAAAAGTCGGCGCTTCGGTTATCCCGATGTCGGGCGGCAATAGTAAGAAACAGATTATGGTGATGCAAGACTTCCGCTCGACCGTACTGACGGCAACCCCCTCGTACGCCTTACACCTTGCCGAAGTCGCCGAGGAAGAAGGGGTGCCAATGCGCGACCTTGCCCTGCGCGTTGGTATTTTTGGGGCGGAACCATGGTCGAATGGCATGCGCAAAGAGCTGGAAGAAAAACTCTGCCTAGATGCTATCGACATCTACGGCTTGAGCGAAATCATCGGCCCAGGGGTTTCGGTCGAATGCATCGAAGCAAAACACGGCATGCACATTATGGAAGACCATTTTATCCCTGAAATTATCAACCCAGACACCGGAGAAATCATGCCGCTGGGCGAATGGGGCGAACTGGTGTTTACCACTGTGACCAAAGAAGCCTTCCCACTGATCCGCTACCGCACCCGCGACATTACTCGTCTTATTCCTGAGCCATGCCGCTGCGGACGGACATTCTACCGTATGGAGAAAATCTCCGGACGGAGCGACGATATGCTCATTATCCGTGGCGTCAATGTCTTTCCCTCACAAATCGAGTCATTGCTCGTCAGCGTAGAAGGGATTGAGCCTCATTACCAACTGGTTATCAGCCGTGAAGGTTCGATGGATACGTTGGAAGTACAAGTTGAAGTCAACCACCGCAGCTTCAGCGACGAAGTGCGTCACCTCCAATCGCTTTCGCGCCGTATTCAAAAAGATATCAAAGATCTCTATGGCATTACCGCCAAAGTTTCACTTGTTGAACCGAAAACAATTACTCGCAGTCAAGGCAAAGCGGTTCGCGTCATCGACAAGCGAAAGGAGCAATCATGA
- a CDS encoding HU family DNA-binding protein: MTKKDLVSKMAESAEITKIQAEKALNAFLDSVGGTMKEGGKVTLVGFGTFQVSERQERKGINPRTKKPITIPAKKTPKFVPGKALKEMVDA; encoded by the coding sequence ATGACGAAGAAAGATTTGGTTTCCAAGATGGCGGAATCTGCTGAAATCACAAAAATTCAGGCAGAAAAAGCACTCAACGCATTTCTTGATTCAGTAGGTGGAACCATGAAAGAGGGCGGCAAAGTAACACTCGTTGGCTTTGGCACATTTCAGGTATCCGAACGCCAGGAGCGCAAAGGGATCAATCCCCGCACCAAGAAACCTATCACCATTCCGGCGAAGAAAACTCCTAAATTTGTTCCCGGCAAAGCTCTTAAGGAAATGGTCGACGCGTAG
- a CDS encoding glucose-6-phosphate isomerase, with the protein MIAIDYSLAMQSNVSGGIKSSALSALGDRLKCEIFPILEKKLADSTYAFREALHDSRAQLPAILPYIQSAQRDFDNFVIVGIGGSNLGNMVVDSAFTGNGKKLFYMDNIEPYRITQLLNSLDLKRTLFNIITKSGATSETMANYIVAKKALQAQGLPIAHHFVYTTDPQQGYLQKVRAQDNVTTFTIPPKLGGRFSVLSPVGLLSSAFKGIDVAAMLNGAEAMAKRCATPDLATNPGLLLAALYVAAYEQGKNINVIMPYSDRLGQFGKWFCQLWAESLGKFTAKGKRVGQTPVTALGTVDQHSQVQLYMEGPDDKIITFIKITEVEDDLPLDGEIDYFNGVTMGQLLNTELHATEMALLKQNKASLRLDIDQLNAATMGELFYLFMYATVVAGEILGVDPINQPGVEEGKQFTYGLLGCSEYRAKLDEYTTLANSFTRYAL; encoded by the coding sequence ATGATTGCTATCGACTACTCACTGGCGATGCAAAGTAATGTATCTGGGGGCATTAAAAGTTCGGCACTCAGTGCACTCGGCGACCGATTGAAATGTGAAATTTTTCCAATTCTCGAAAAGAAACTTGCCGACAGCACCTACGCATTTCGTGAGGCCTTGCACGATTCACGCGCTCAACTTCCGGCCATTCTACCGTACATTCAAAGCGCTCAGCGGGACTTTGACAACTTTGTCATCGTTGGCATAGGTGGGTCTAACCTCGGCAACATGGTTGTGGACAGTGCCTTTACGGGGAATGGAAAGAAACTGTTCTATATGGACAACATTGAGCCGTATCGCATCACCCAACTCCTAAACTCCCTCGACCTCAAGCGCACCCTGTTCAATATCATCACCAAATCAGGTGCGACGTCTGAAACGATGGCGAACTACATTGTGGCGAAGAAAGCACTTCAGGCGCAAGGCCTTCCCATCGCGCACCATTTTGTCTATACCACCGACCCGCAACAAGGCTACCTACAAAAAGTACGAGCACAGGACAACGTCACCACCTTTACAATTCCACCGAAGCTCGGTGGCCGTTTTTCGGTGCTCAGTCCTGTCGGACTGCTCAGCTCTGCTTTCAAAGGGATCGACGTTGCCGCCATGCTCAACGGTGCGGAGGCGATGGCCAAACGTTGCGCGACGCCCGACCTCGCCACGAATCCCGGACTTTTGCTCGCCGCACTGTATGTCGCTGCGTATGAGCAAGGGAAAAACATCAATGTCATCATGCCCTACTCCGATCGCCTCGGACAATTTGGCAAATGGTTCTGTCAGTTGTGGGCGGAAAGCCTCGGTAAATTTACGGCCAAAGGCAAGCGTGTCGGACAAACACCAGTAACGGCTCTGGGTACAGTCGACCAGCATTCACAGGTTCAGCTTTATATGGAAGGGCCCGACGATAAAATCATCACCTTTATTAAGATTACCGAGGTTGAAGACGACTTGCCGCTTGATGGTGAAATCGATTACTTCAATGGAGTCACCATGGGTCAACTGCTGAACACGGAGTTGCATGCCACAGAAATGGCACTGCTCAAGCAAAATAAAGCTTCACTGCGACTCGATATCGACCAATTGAACGCCGCAACCATGGGAGAACTTTTCTATCTGTTTATGTATGCAACGGTTGTCGCAGGAGAAATTTTGGGCGTCGATCCGATCAACCAACCGGGCGTAGAAGAAGGTAAACAGTTTACTTATGGTCTGTTAGGTTGCAGCGAATACCGCGCAAAACTCGATGAATACACGACGCTGGCAAACTCTTTTACTCGCTACGCTTTATAA
- a CDS encoding hemerythrin domain-containing protein — protein sequence MTLVDELKHDHQQLFRMMDEVKKVGIGNAEGRKMLLNAKRSLLQHLSQEDRRLYPVLQKAAQSDPRVKRLYDSFASEMSEISRQALQFFDRDWEQQGGLDFARDFGRLYATLHQRMHREETILYAEFQKIA from the coding sequence ATGACTCTCGTAGACGAACTTAAGCATGATCATCAGCAGCTTTTTCGAATGATGGATGAGGTAAAAAAGGTTGGTATCGGTAACGCAGAAGGGCGGAAAATGTTATTGAATGCGAAGCGGTCATTGCTGCAGCATCTCAGTCAAGAAGACCGCCGCCTGTACCCAGTATTGCAAAAAGCGGCACAGAGTGATCCGCGTGTAAAAAGGCTGTACGACAGTTTTGCGAGCGAAATGAGTGAGATTTCCCGTCAGGCACTTCAGTTTTTTGATCGCGACTGGGAGCAACAGGGTGGGTTGGATTTTGCACGTGATTTTGGCCGTCTGTATGCGACGCTTCATCAGCGGATGCATCGCGAGGAAACAATTTTGTATGCAGAGTTCCAAAAGATAGCCTGA
- a CDS encoding NAD(P)-dependent oxidoreductase translates to MPAVYQSVSHRKEWASLVDSGRVIYLQNFWDGTLMSMTVARITLSPVQFTDLVPIEKAALEALGIRYVVCDLKKGEKPSAEVARADVIIGNTSYPIRKQELAYFSQLKLVIICNSGYDHVDTDRLDERQIAWVHLPQPRAIDVSETTIMMMLDMLRRSPWQYREFVAGHWVRNQIENTSRLAGKTVGIVGFGHIGKRVATLLAPFQPEVVLAFDPFLDDAEFIAYPVQRCVSLIELVKTCDIVTLHCSLTPSSHQCINRDVLRHARQGLRLINTARGGVVALEAVCEALENGIMSAYAVDVFPEEPLAPDHWLRHHPAVYGTPHSAGYSRDMLFHLIDEEVRVLREWLADC, encoded by the coding sequence ATGCCCGCCGTGTATCAGAGTGTTTCCCACCGCAAAGAGTGGGCTTCTCTGGTAGACAGCGGGCGTGTTATATATCTGCAAAACTTTTGGGATGGAACGCTTATGTCAATGACTGTCGCCCGTATTACCTTGTCTCCTGTGCAATTTACCGATCTTGTCCCCATCGAAAAAGCGGCTCTCGAAGCGCTTGGCATCCGTTATGTTGTCTGTGACCTGAAAAAGGGTGAAAAACCAAGTGCCGAAGTCGCGCGTGCGGACGTCATCATCGGCAATACCTCCTATCCAATTCGAAAACAAGAGCTGGCGTATTTTAGTCAGTTGAAACTTGTGATTATATGTAATTCCGGTTACGACCACGTCGATACGGATAGGCTTGACGAACGCCAGATTGCATGGGTGCATTTGCCGCAGCCGCGCGCCATTGATGTCAGCGAAACGACGATCATGATGATGCTTGATATGTTGCGCCGCTCACCGTGGCAGTATCGTGAATTTGTGGCTGGTCATTGGGTGCGCAATCAGATTGAAAATACGAGCCGTCTGGCAGGGAAAACGGTCGGTATTGTTGGCTTTGGACATATTGGCAAACGGGTTGCGACACTCTTGGCTCCATTTCAGCCGGAAGTAGTGCTGGCATTTGACCCTTTTCTTGACGACGCGGAGTTTATCGCCTATCCCGTGCAGCGGTGTGTCTCTTTGATTGAGTTGGTGAAAACGTGTGATATTGTGACGCTGCACTGTTCGTTGACCCCGTCATCGCACCAGTGCATCAATCGTGACGTGTTGCGACACGCGCGCCAAGGTTTACGGCTGATAAATACGGCACGTGGCGGCGTGGTGGCGCTTGAAGCGGTGTGTGAGGCGCTGGAGAACGGAATCATGAGCGCGTATGCCGTCGATGTTTTTCCTGAAGAGCCGTTAGCGCCCGATCATTGGCTCCGCCATCATCCGGCGGTATACGGCACGCCGCACAGCGCTGGCTACAGTCGTGATATGTTATTCCATTTGATTGATGAAGAGGTGCGAGTGTTGCGGGAATGGCTGGCAGACTGCTAA